The Pseudophaeobacter arcticus DSM 23566 genome includes a region encoding these proteins:
- the glpX gene encoding class II fructose-bisphosphatase — MTQTSSDTPFHDRMLSLGLARVAEQAALASASLIGRGDEKAADQAAVNAMREQLNLLDIKGVVVIGEGERDEAPMLYIGEEVGTGNGPGVDIALDPLEGTTLTAKDMPNALTVIAMGPRGSMLHAPDTYMDKLAVGPGYPEGVVTLDMSPRERVEALAAAKGCAPSDITVCILERPRHEAMIAEVRETGAAIRLITDGDVAGVMHCAESETTGIDMYMGQGGAPEGVLAAAALKCMGGQMFGRLLFRNDDEKGRAAKAGITDLDRIYSRDEMVTQDVIFAATGVTGGSLLPEIKRQPGWVETTTLLMRSKTGSVRRMSYRTPV; from the coding sequence ATGACCCAGACCTCCTCCGATACCCCCTTCCACGACCGTATGCTGTCTCTGGGCCTTGCCCGGGTCGCCGAACAGGCTGCTCTGGCCTCTGCCTCGCTGATTGGACGTGGTGACGAAAAGGCCGCAGATCAGGCGGCCGTGAACGCCATGCGCGAACAGCTGAACCTGCTCGACATCAAAGGTGTCGTGGTCATTGGTGAAGGCGAGCGCGACGAAGCGCCGATGCTCTATATTGGTGAAGAAGTTGGCACCGGCAATGGCCCCGGCGTTGATATTGCGCTGGACCCGCTGGAAGGCACCACGCTGACCGCCAAGGACATGCCCAACGCCTTGACCGTGATTGCCATGGGGCCGCGCGGCTCGATGCTGCACGCGCCCGACACCTATATGGACAAGCTGGCCGTGGGCCCCGGCTATCCCGAAGGCGTTGTCACGCTGGATATGTCGCCGCGTGAGCGGGTTGAGGCATTGGCCGCGGCAAAGGGCTGCGCGCCCTCTGACATCACTGTCTGCATTCTGGAACGCCCCCGTCATGAGGCGATGATTGCCGAGGTCCGCGAAACCGGCGCGGCCATTCGCCTGATCACCGATGGCGATGTTGCCGGGGTGATGCATTGCGCCGAATCCGAAACCACCGGCATCGACATGTACATGGGCCAAGGCGGCGCGCCGGAGGGTGTTCTTGCCGCTGCTGCGCTGAAATGTATGGGCGGCCAGATGTTTGGTCGCCTGTTGTTCCGCAACGATGACGAAAAGGGCCGCGCCGCCAAGGCTGGTATCACCGACCTGGATCGGATTTACAGCCGCGACGAAATGGTGACCCAGGATGTGATCTTTGCCGCCACTGGCGTCACCGGTGGCTCGCTGTTGCCCGAAATCAAGCGCCAGCCCGGCTGGGTTGAGACCACCACGCTGCTGATGCGCTCAAAAACCGGTTCTGTACGGCGGATGTCCTACCGCACTCCGGTTTAA
- the recJ gene encoding single-stranded-DNA-specific exonuclease RecJ produces MSFLGVENSLTGRRWLGLGIDLERAAEHMAQQTGLPAPLCQVLARRGVPPHEALGFLTPHLKDLLPDPRSMKDMELAAARFLDAVEKRQRIAIFADYDVDGGSSAALLLVWLRTMGLQATVYIPDRIDEGYGPNDEAMAGLARAHDLIVCVDCGTLSHGPIAAAKGADVIVLDHHLGGETLPDCVAVVNPNRQDEDGELGYFCAAGVVFLMLVEVRRQAREKGLGTGPDLMSLLDLVALATVADVAPLIGANRALVRQGLKVLGARQRPGLVALADVSRMDAAPSTYHLGFLLGPRVNAGGRIGKADLGARLLATDNPHEAAALAERLDQLNTERRDIENAVRAAAMEQAEARGFDAPLVWAAGEGWHPGVVGIVASRLKEAAGRPAVVIGLHNGEGKGSGRSVSGIDLGVAIQRTAAEGLLLKGGGHKMAAGLTVAEDKLEVAMQRLSDLLAKQGAGGLGPTDLKLDGMLMPGAASIDLIEQIEQAGPFGAGAPAPRYGFPDLAIRFAKRIGETHLKLSLTDGVGGTLDAICFGAFDTAMGPRLLEHGGARFHFAGRLEINSWGGRQSPQLRLEDAAEAS; encoded by the coding sequence ATGAGCTTTCTTGGGGTTGAAAACTCGCTGACAGGCCGCCGCTGGCTGGGGCTTGGCATTGATCTTGAACGTGCCGCCGAACATATGGCGCAGCAGACCGGCTTGCCCGCGCCGCTGTGTCAGGTGCTGGCCCGTCGCGGTGTCCCCCCCCATGAAGCCCTTGGTTTTCTCACACCACATCTGAAAGACCTGCTGCCGGATCCGCGCAGTATGAAGGATATGGAGCTGGCCGCTGCGCGTTTTCTGGACGCGGTTGAGAAACGCCAGCGCATCGCGATTTTTGCCGATTACGATGTGGATGGTGGCAGCTCAGCAGCGCTGTTGCTGGTCTGGCTGCGGACAATGGGGCTGCAGGCGACCGTGTATATTCCTGATCGCATCGACGAGGGCTATGGCCCCAATGACGAGGCCATGGCGGGGCTGGCACGCGCGCATGATCTGATTGTCTGCGTCGACTGCGGCACGCTTTCGCATGGGCCGATTGCTGCGGCCAAGGGCGCGGATGTCATTGTCCTGGACCACCACCTGGGCGGCGAGACCCTGCCGGATTGCGTTGCGGTGGTGAATCCCAACCGTCAGGATGAGGATGGTGAGCTGGGGTATTTCTGCGCCGCCGGCGTGGTGTTTCTGATGCTGGTGGAAGTCCGGCGGCAGGCCCGGGAAAAGGGGCTGGGCACCGGCCCGGATCTGATGAGCCTGCTGGACCTTGTCGCGCTTGCAACCGTGGCCGATGTTGCCCCACTGATTGGGGCAAACCGGGCCCTGGTGCGCCAGGGGCTGAAAGTTCTGGGGGCACGCCAGCGCCCTGGTCTGGTGGCCCTGGCCGATGTGTCCCGCATGGATGCAGCACCATCGACCTATCATCTTGGCTTTTTGCTGGGGCCACGCGTCAATGCGGGTGGGCGCATCGGCAAGGCCGATCTGGGCGCCCGCCTGCTGGCAACGGATAATCCGCATGAGGCCGCCGCCCTGGCCGAACGCCTGGATCAGCTGAATACGGAACGGCGCGATATCGAAAACGCGGTGCGGGCTGCCGCCATGGAGCAGGCAGAGGCCCGAGGCTTTGACGCGCCCCTGGTCTGGGCGGCCGGCGAGGGCTGGCACCCGGGCGTTGTCGGCATCGTTGCGTCCCGCCTGAAAGAGGCGGCGGGGCGCCCGGCGGTGGTCATCGGCCTGCACAATGGTGAGGGCAAAGGCTCGGGACGTTCGGTGAGCGGCATCGATCTTGGCGTTGCCATCCAGCGCACTGCGGCAGAGGGGCTGTTGCTCAAAGGCGGCGGGCACAAGATGGCCGCAGGGCTGACGGTGGCGGAGGATAAGCTGGAGGTGGCCATGCAGCGTCTCAGCGATCTGTTGGCCAAGCAGGGCGCAGGAGGCCTGGGGCCGACAGATTTGAAACTGGATGGAATGCTGATGCCCGGGGCGGCCAGTATTGATCTGATCGAACAGATCGAACAGGCAGGCCCCTTTGGGGCTGGCGCGCCCGCACCGCGCTATGGCTTTCCAGATCTCGCCATCCGTTTTGCCAAACGGATTGGGGAAACCCACCTGAAGCTGTCGCTGACCGATGGGGTTGGCGGCACTCTGGATGCAATTTGCTTTGGGGCATTTGATACGGCGATGGGACCGCGTCTGCTGGAACATGGCGGCGCACGATTCCATTTTGCCGGTCGGCTGGAAATCAATAGTTGGGGAGGCCGCCAAAGCCCGCAACTGCGATTGGAAGATGCGGCCGAAGCCAGTTGA
- a CDS encoding homoserine dehydrogenase yields MTKPLRLGIAGLGTVGVGVVKIVRRQAEMLETRTGRAVVITAVSARDADKDRGVSLSGYAWETDPVALAKRDDVDVFVELMGGHDGAAKDATEAALASGKDVVTANKALLAIHGQALAEQAEAAGQVIRFEAAVAGGIPVVKSLTESLAGNQVTRIMGVMNGTCNYILTRMEATGDGYNTLFDECGRLGYLEADPNLDVGGIDAGHKLALLASIAFGSKPAFDDVVLQGIQRIAIDDIRHAADMGYRIKLLGVAQRTARGLEQRMTPCLVPANSPLGQLEGGTNMVVIEGDAVEQVVLRGPGAGEGPTASAVLGDICDLARGLRITTFGQPATTLQEIPAARTGLPAPYYLRLALQDKPGALAKVATALGDAGISIDRMRQYSHSEPTAPVLIVTHKCTSAALDIAIEALAQTSVVDGAPVALRIEEL; encoded by the coding sequence ATGACAAAACCGCTTCGTCTTGGGATTGCAGGTTTGGGCACGGTAGGCGTCGGCGTGGTAAAAATCGTCCGCCGCCAGGCAGAAATGCTGGAGACTCGCACAGGCCGGGCGGTGGTCATCACGGCGGTATCGGCCCGCGACGCCGACAAAGATCGCGGCGTTTCATTGTCCGGATATGCCTGGGAGACCGATCCGGTGGCCCTGGCCAAACGCGATGACGTGGACGTTTTTGTGGAACTGATGGGCGGCCATGACGGGGCCGCCAAGGACGCAACTGAGGCGGCATTGGCCTCGGGCAAGGATGTGGTCACCGCCAATAAGGCCCTGTTGGCGATCCACGGTCAGGCCCTGGCCGAACAGGCCGAAGCCGCAGGACAAGTGATCCGGTTTGAAGCTGCCGTGGCCGGCGGCATCCCCGTGGTCAAATCCCTGACCGAAAGCCTGGCCGGGAATCAGGTCACTCGGATCATGGGGGTGATGAACGGCACCTGCAACTATATCCTCACCCGGATGGAGGCCACCGGCGACGGATACAATACCCTGTTCGACGAATGCGGCCGACTTGGCTATCTCGAAGCAGATCCCAATCTGGACGTTGGCGGCATTGATGCCGGCCACAAACTGGCGCTGCTGGCTTCGATTGCCTTTGGCAGCAAACCCGCCTTTGACGACGTGGTGCTGCAAGGCATCCAGCGTATTGCCATCGACGACATTCGCCACGCCGCCGATATGGGCTACCGGATCAAACTGCTTGGCGTGGCGCAACGTACCGCCCGCGGGCTTGAGCAGCGGATGACCCCCTGCCTGGTGCCGGCAAACTCACCCCTGGGGCAGCTGGAAGGCGGCACCAATATGGTGGTGATCGAAGGCGACGCAGTGGAACAGGTTGTGCTGCGCGGTCCTGGCGCCGGCGAAGGTCCCACCGCCAGTGCGGTGCTTGGCGATATCTGCGATCTGGCGCGGGGCCTGCGCATTACCACCTTTGGCCAGCCCGCCACCACCCTGCAAGAGATCCCCGCCGCCCGGACCGGCCTACCTGCCCCCTATTATCTGCGCCTGGCCTTGCAGGACAAACCCGGCGCCCTGGCCAAAGTGGCCACCGCCCTGGGTGATGCCGGGATCTCGATCGATCGGATGCGCCAATATAGCCACTCGGAGCCGACCGCGCCGGTGCTGATCGTGACCCACAAATGCACCTCCGCCGCGCTGGATATCGCCATCGAGGCGCTGGCGCAGACCAGTGTTGTCGACGGTGCCCCCGTCGCCCTGCGTATCGAAGAGCTGTAG